The Streptomyces sp. NBC_00286 nucleotide sequence AGGACTTGTCGCGGTTCAATCTGGACTTTCTGCTCGACGTGAGCGAGGTGCGGGTCAACGGCGCCAAGGCGTCGTTCAAGACCTCCGATGAGCATGAACTGGAGGTCACGCCGAAGACGCCGCTGCCCAAGGGCACGCCCGTCACCGTCGTGGTGCGCTACAGCGGGGTGCCGTCCTCGAAGTCGGCGTACGGCTTCACCAGTTGGCACCGCACCGCGGACGGCGGCGTCGGGGCGAACGAACCCGAGGCGGCCTGGTGGTGGTTCCCGAGCAACGACCATCCGCTGGACAAGGCCACCTACGACGTGTCGGTGGCGGTGCCGGACGGTTCGCAGGCGATCTCCAACGGCACGCTCCAGTCGACGAGTTCACGGGCCGGCTGGACGCGCTTCAACTGGCGGTCCAACAAGCCGCAGGCCACGTATCTCGCCACGCTGGCGATCGGGAAGTTCGACGTCACGACCGGCAAGTCGGAGAGCGGCATCCCGATCGTCAACGCGTACAGCAAGGAACTCGGCGACCACTACGGGGCGGCGCGCGCGAGCATCGAGCGCACCGGGGAGGTCGCCGACTGGCTGACGGAGTACTTCGGGCCGTACCCGTTCAACGCGCTCGGCGGCTACGTCCCGAACACCACCGAGACCGGGTACGCGCTGGAGACCCAGACGCGGCCCTTCTACAGCCCGCGCCAGTTCGCGAACGGTACGAACGTGTCGGTGGTCGTCCATGAGCTGGCCCACCAGTGGTACGGCAACCTCGTGTCCGTCGCCGGCTGGAAGGACATCTGGATCAACGAGGGCTTCGCGCGGTATGCGCAGTGGCTGTGGTCGGAGCACGAGGGCGAGGGGACGGCGCAGGAGCTCGCGGACTATGTGTACGCGTCGCTTCCGGCCGACGACCCGTTCTGGAAGGTCCGGCCCGGGGATCCGGGGCCGGAGAACCAGTTCCATCTCGCGGTGTACGACCGGGGCGCCCTGGCCCTCCAGGCCCTGCGCAACGAGATCGGCGACGAGGACTTCTTCGCCATCCTGAGGGGCTGGCCGAAGGAGCACGCGCACGGCAACGCGACGGTCGGCGAGTTCGTGAAGTACGCCGAGCGGATCTCCGGCCGGCCGCTTGCCGCCCTCTTCGACACCTGGCTCTACCAGCCCTCGAAGCCGAGCGCGCCCGCGGCCCGGGAGGCCTCGATCGCGCCGCTGACCGGGACGGCTCCGGACCAGCCGAAGTCCTGGAAGGAGATCGCCGCGACGAACGGCGTGCACGATCACGGGGACGAGCACAAGCACAAGAAGGGGCACGGGCACGAGAAGGAGCACGAGAGCGAGCAATAAATCAGGCGAGGCGACGGTGGGCGGGCGGTGAGCTGGTGAGCTGCCCGCCCACGGCGCTTTCCCAGCGCTGGTGAGACAGCAATACTGTTGCACCGCACCCGGGCGGGGGACCGCAGCAGTCGCAGTACGCGAAGGAGCAGGCCATGACGACGGACATCGAGGAGCCGAAGCTCACCGTCGACGAACTGGCCGCGCGGGCGGGTGTCACGGTGCGCACGGTCCGCTTCTACAGCACGAAGGGTCTGCTCCCGCCGCCCGTGATCGGTCCGCGCCGGGTGGGGCACTACGGCCCGGAGCACCTCTCCCGGCTGGCGCTGATCGAGGAGTTGCAGCAGCAGGGCATGACACTCGCGGCCATCGAGCGGTATCTGCAGCAGCTGCCGCCGGATCTGGACGCCCGTGACCTCGCCATTCACCGGGCAGTGGTGGCGTCCTGGGCTCCGGACGCCGTGGAAACGGTGACGCGGGCGGAGCTGGAGCGGCGGGCGGGGCGCGCGCTCGGCGACGACGACGTGGAGCGACTGGCGGCGATGGGTGTGATCGAGGCCGGCGACGGTGACTACCGCGTCGACCTCGGCCTGCTGCGGCTGGGGGTCGGGCTGCTGGACGTACCGCTGTCGCACGAGGCGATCCTCGCGGCGCGCGGCGTCCTCATCGAGCACTCGCGTGCCGCCGCGCACGAGCTGTCGCGACTCTTCCGCGACGAGGTTTCCGAACGCGCGGCGCAGGACGTGAAGTCGCTCTCCGCCCATATGCAGCCTCTGGTGGTGCAGGCATTGCTGACCACGTTCCAGCGCTCGCTCAACGCGGAGCTGCGGGAGTGGCTCAGCAGCCCCCGCTGAACGGGGCCGTTCCGGTCTCCCGAAACGGCCCTCGATCGCACCGTACTCACCTCACGCGTCGCTGAACCGCTCCCCCTTCTCCGCCTTCTCGACGAGCAGCGCCGGCGGCGTGAACCGCTCCCCGTAGCGCTCGGCGAGCTCGCGCGCGCGTGCCACGAATCCGGGCAGCCCGGCACCTGCCCCGGCGTAGCCGTCGTAGCCGTTGATGTACTGCAGGACGCCACCGGTCCAGCCGGGGAAGCCGATCCCGAGGATGGACCCGATGTTGGCGTCGGCGACGGACGTCAGGACGCCCTCCTCGATGAGCCTGACCGTGTCCAGCGCCTCGGCGAAGAGCATGCGTTCCTGCATGTCCTTGAACGGGATCTCGGCGCCCTCGCGCGTGAAGTGCTCCCGCAGTCCGGGCCACAGGCCCGTGCGCTTCCCGTCGGCGTACTCGTAGAAGCCCGCGCCGCCGCTGCGGCCCGTACGTCCGAACTCGTCGACCATGCGGTCGATCACCGCCTCGGCGGGATGCGTCGCCCAGGTGCCGCCGGACTCCTCGACGGCCCGCTTCGTCTCGGCGCGGATTTTGCGCGGCAGGGTGAGCGTCAGCTCGTCCATGAGCGAGAGGACCTTGGCCGGATAGCCCGACTGGGCCGCGGCCTGCTCGACGGAGGCTGGCTCGATGCCCTCGCCGACCATCGCCACGCCCTCGTCGAGGAAGTGCCCGATGACCCGGGAGGTGAAGAAGCCGCGCGAGTCGTTGACGACGATCGGGGTCTTCTTGATCTGCCGTACGAGGTCGAAGGCCCGCGCGAGGGCTTCCTCGCCGGTTCGTTCGCCCTTGATGATCTCGACGAGCGGCATCTTGTCGACGGGCGAGAAGAAGTGCAGCCCGATGAAGTCGGCCTGCCGCTCGACGCCTTCGGCGAGGGCGGTGATCGGCAGCGTCGAGGTGTTGGAGCACAGCAGCGCGTCCGGCTCGACGATGTGCTGGATCTCCTGGAACACCTTGTGCTTGAGCGCCGGGTCCTCGAAGACGGCCTCGATCACGGCGTCGCAGGCGGCGAGGTCCTGCGGGTCGGCGGTGGGGGTGATGCGGGCGAGGAGCGCGTCGGCCTTGTCCTGGGTGGTACGTCCCCGGGAGACGGCCTTGGCGCAGAGCTTCTCGGAGTAGCTCTTGCCCTTGGCCGCCGCCTCGGCCGAGACGTCCTTGAGGACGACGTCGATGCCCGCGCGTGCACACGAGTACGCGATGCCGGCGCCCATCATTCCGGCGCCCAGGACGGCTACCTTGCGGACCTGGCGCGGCTCGATGCCCTTGGGGCGGTTGGCGCCGGAGTTGACGGCCTGGAGGTCGAAGAAAAAGGCCTGGATCATGTTCTTGGAGGTCTGGCCCGCGGCCAGCTCCACGAAGTAACGCGACTCGATGACCTGCGCGGTCTCGAAGTCCACCTGGGAGCCCTCGACCGCCGCCGCGAGGATGTTGCGCGGGGCCGGATAGGGCGCGCCGCCCGTCTGCTTGCGCAGGGTCGCCGGGAAGGCGGGCAGGTTCGCCGCGAACTTGGGGCTGGACGGTGTGCCGCCGGGGATGCGGTAGCCGGGCTTGTCCCAGGGTTGCGAGGACTCCGGGTTGGCCTCGATGAAGGCGCGGGCCTTGGCGAGCAACTCCTCCTGTGTGGTGGCCACTTCGTGGACGAGGCCGTTCTCGAGCGCACGCTGCGGGCTGTACTGGGTGCCCTGGAGGAGCACCTTGAGCAGGGCGTCGGCGATGCCCAGGAGGCGTACGGTCCTGACGACGCCGCCGCCTCCGGGCAGCAGGCCGAGGGTGACCTCGGGGCAGCCGATCTTGGAGCCGGGGGCGTCGAGGGCGATGCGGTGGTGCGAGGCCAGGGCGATCTCGTAACCGCCGCCCAGGGCGGCGCCGTTCATCGCGGCGACGACGGGCTTGCCCAGCGTCTCGATACGGCGGAGGTCGCGCTTGATGGCCATGCCCCGCTCGAAGGCGTACTGGGCGTTCTCCGGGGTGACCGCGATCAGTTCACGCAGGTCGCCGCCCGCGAAGAAGGTCTTCTTGGCGGAGGTGAAGATGATGCCGCGGATGGAGTCCTGCTCGGCCTCCAGCCGGTCGGCGATCGTGGTGAGCGACTCCCGGAACGCCTGGTTCATGGTGTTCGCGGACTGGTTCGGGTCGTCGAGGACGAGGGTGACGACGCCGGTCCTGTCCTGTTCCCAGCGGATGGTGCTCTCGGTCATGGCTGTTGCTCCGTAAAGGGGACGCCGCAAGGGCGGTGGGGGCCATAGGAGGGGGACGGGACGGACAGGACGTACTACAGACGCTCGACGATCGTGGCGATGCCCATACCACCGCCGACGCAGAGCGTGGCGAGGCCGAACCGCTTGTCCTGGCGCTCCAGTTCGTCGACGAGGGTGCCGAGGATCATCGCTCCGGTGGCGCCCAAGGGGTGACCGAGTGCGATCGCTCCGCCGTTGACGTTGACCTTGTCCAGGGACAGGCCCATGTCCTTGACGAAGCGGAGGACGACGGCGGCGAAGGCTTCGTTGATCTCGACCAGGTCGATGTCGTCGATGGTCAGTCCGGCCTTGGCGAGCGCCTTGCGGGTCGCGGGCGCGGGCCCGGTGAGCATGATCGTGGGCTCGGAGCCGGAGACGGCGGCGGCGACGATCCGGGCGCGCGGCGTCAGCCCGTACCGCTCCCCCACCTCGCGCGAACCGACCGCCACCAGCGAGGCGCCGTCCACGATGCCGGAGGAGTTGCCCGCGTGATGAACGTGGTCGATCTTCTCCACCCAGTGGTACTTCTGCAGCGCCACGGCGTCGAAGCCGCCCAGGTCACCGATGTCCGCGAACGACGGCTTGAGGCCCGCCAGAGAGTCAGCGGTGGTGCCGGGGCGCAGGTGCTCGTCATGGTCCAGCACGACGAGTCCGCTGCGGTCCTTCACCGGCACGACGGACCGCTCGAAGCGGCCGTCCTTCCAGGCCGCCGCGGCACGCTCCTGGGACAGGGCCGCGTACTCGTCGACGTCGCGGCGCGTAAAGCCCT carries:
- a CDS encoding M1 family metallopeptidase, producing the protein MHRRIIAPGALAVSLMLAIPASAADYEPGAPGIGDPYYPAYGNGGYDVSHYDLRLKYRPETDKLEGTATLLATTTQDLSRFNLDFLLDVSEVRVNGAKASFKTSDEHELEVTPKTPLPKGTPVTVVVRYSGVPSSKSAYGFTSWHRTADGGVGANEPEAAWWWFPSNDHPLDKATYDVSVAVPDGSQAISNGTLQSTSSRAGWTRFNWRSNKPQATYLATLAIGKFDVTTGKSESGIPIVNAYSKELGDHYGAARASIERTGEVADWLTEYFGPYPFNALGGYVPNTTETGYALETQTRPFYSPRQFANGTNVSVVVHELAHQWYGNLVSVAGWKDIWINEGFARYAQWLWSEHEGEGTAQELADYVYASLPADDPFWKVRPGDPGPENQFHLAVYDRGALALQALRNEIGDEDFFAILRGWPKEHAHGNATVGEFVKYAERISGRPLAALFDTWLYQPSKPSAPAAREASIAPLTGTAPDQPKSWKEIAATNGVHDHGDEHKHKKGHGHEKEHESEQ
- a CDS encoding MerR family transcriptional regulator codes for the protein MTTDIEEPKLTVDELAARAGVTVRTVRFYSTKGLLPPPVIGPRRVGHYGPEHLSRLALIEELQQQGMTLAAIERYLQQLPPDLDARDLAIHRAVVASWAPDAVETVTRAELERRAGRALGDDDVERLAAMGVIEAGDGDYRVDLGLLRLGVGLLDVPLSHEAILAARGVLIEHSRAAAHELSRLFRDEVSERAAQDVKSLSAHMQPLVVQALLTTFQRSLNAELREWLSSPR
- a CDS encoding 3-hydroxyacyl-CoA dehydrogenase NAD-binding domain-containing protein, whose product is MTESTIRWEQDRTGVVTLVLDDPNQSANTMNQAFRESLTTIADRLEAEQDSIRGIIFTSAKKTFFAGGDLRELIAVTPENAQYAFERGMAIKRDLRRIETLGKPVVAAMNGAALGGGYEIALASHHRIALDAPGSKIGCPEVTLGLLPGGGGVVRTVRLLGIADALLKVLLQGTQYSPQRALENGLVHEVATTQEELLAKARAFIEANPESSQPWDKPGYRIPGGTPSSPKFAANLPAFPATLRKQTGGAPYPAPRNILAAAVEGSQVDFETAQVIESRYFVELAAGQTSKNMIQAFFFDLQAVNSGANRPKGIEPRQVRKVAVLGAGMMGAGIAYSCARAGIDVVLKDVSAEAAAKGKSYSEKLCAKAVSRGRTTQDKADALLARITPTADPQDLAACDAVIEAVFEDPALKHKVFQEIQHIVEPDALLCSNTSTLPITALAEGVERQADFIGLHFFSPVDKMPLVEIIKGERTGEEALARAFDLVRQIKKTPIVVNDSRGFFTSRVIGHFLDEGVAMVGEGIEPASVEQAAAQSGYPAKVLSLMDELTLTLPRKIRAETKRAVEESGGTWATHPAEAVIDRMVDEFGRTGRSGGAGFYEYADGKRTGLWPGLREHFTREGAEIPFKDMQERMLFAEALDTVRLIEEGVLTSVADANIGSILGIGFPGWTGGVLQYINGYDGYAGAGAGLPGFVARARELAERYGERFTPPALLVEKAEKGERFSDA
- a CDS encoding acetyl-CoA C-acetyltransferase, with amino-acid sequence MSTEAYVYDAIRTPRGRGKANGALHGTKPIDLVVGLIHELRSRFPDLDPAAIDDIVLGVVGPVGDQGSDIARIAAIAAGLPDTVAGVQENRFCASGLEAVNLAAMKVRSGWEDLVLAGGVESMSRVPMASDGGAWFADPMTNIATNFVPQGIGADLIATIEGFTRRDVDEYAALSQERAAAAWKDGRFERSVVPVKDRSGLVVLDHDEHLRPGTTADSLAGLKPSFADIGDLGGFDAVALQKYHWVEKIDHVHHAGNSSGIVDGASLVAVGSREVGERYGLTPRARIVAAAVSGSEPTIMLTGPAPATRKALAKAGLTIDDIDLVEINEAFAAVVLRFVKDMGLSLDKVNVNGGAIALGHPLGATGAMILGTLVDELERQDKRFGLATLCVGGGMGIATIVERL